From Pandoraea vervacti, the proteins below share one genomic window:
- a CDS encoding metal-dependent hydrolase, which yields MQARSHLIFGIGATWLMHRTGWAASVHAWPLTLVGALLPDIDHPKSMLGRRVAPLSLAISGLFGHRGMTHSLILPVLAIVGCIYGWGHVPPWMLALCAGYLSHLLADWLTPSGVPLCWPLRTRFRSPLFVSTGSAAEWCVAAALAFVMWRWW from the coding sequence ATGCAAGCCAGAAGTCATCTCATATTCGGCATTGGTGCGACTTGGCTGATGCATCGCACCGGCTGGGCGGCAAGCGTCCATGCGTGGCCGCTGACGCTCGTCGGTGCGTTACTGCCCGACATCGATCATCCGAAAAGTATGCTGGGGCGGCGCGTGGCGCCGCTGTCGCTTGCGATATCCGGACTGTTTGGACATCGCGGCATGACGCATTCGCTCATATTGCCCGTGCTTGCGATCGTCGGCTGTATTTACGGATGGGGTCACGTGCCGCCCTGGATGCTCGCGCTGTGCGCCGGATATCTGTCGCATCTGCTGGCCGATTGGCTGACACCCTCCGGTGTGCCGCTTTGCTGGCCGTTGCGCACGCGTTTTCGCTCGCCGCTTTTTGTGAGTACCGGGTCTGCCGCGGAGTGGTGCGTGGCGGCGGCGCTCGCTTTCGTCATGTGGCGATGGTGGTAA
- a CDS encoding serine/threonine protein kinase yields MNTELPHDASGHSHPFAALLPDTVITAIEQLGSYSDGRLLALNSYENRVYQIGMEDGPPLIAKFYRPERWTDDAILEEHAFTQSLAECEIPVVAPLEIQGRTLHHHEGFRFALFPRRGGRAPELQDPDTLNWLGRFLGRIHAQGATQSFHHRLTLDIDTYGRVPVDYLWTNDFIPADLRDAWRSIVDLALDGIARAYERAGDIRLLRVHGDCHSGNVLWTDAGPHFVDFDDTCTAPAMQDLWMLLSGTRAEMTMQLDEVLSGYVDFADFNPRELHLTEALRTLRLLHYSAWLARRWDDPAFPAAFPWFNTQRYWQDRILELREQVALMDEPPLTWR; encoded by the coding sequence ATGAACACAGAACTGCCTCACGACGCCTCCGGGCACTCACATCCCTTCGCAGCCCTGCTGCCCGACACGGTCATTACCGCTATCGAGCAACTCGGCAGCTATAGTGACGGGCGCCTGCTTGCGCTCAACAGTTACGAAAACCGCGTCTACCAGATAGGCATGGAGGACGGTCCTCCATTAATCGCCAAGTTTTATCGTCCCGAACGATGGACCGACGACGCCATTCTGGAAGAGCACGCATTCACCCAATCCCTCGCCGAGTGCGAAATTCCGGTCGTAGCGCCACTGGAGATCCAGGGGCGCACCCTGCATCACCACGAGGGCTTCCGCTTCGCGCTCTTTCCCCGACGTGGCGGCCGCGCGCCCGAGCTCCAAGACCCGGACACACTCAACTGGCTAGGCCGATTTCTCGGACGCATTCACGCCCAGGGGGCCACGCAATCATTTCACCACCGCCTCACGCTGGACATCGACACCTACGGCCGCGTCCCCGTCGATTACCTGTGGACGAACGATTTCATCCCCGCCGACCTGCGCGACGCCTGGCGCAGCATCGTCGATCTCGCACTGGATGGCATCGCGCGCGCCTATGAACGCGCCGGCGACATCCGCCTGCTGCGCGTGCACGGCGACTGCCACAGCGGAAACGTGTTGTGGACCGATGCCGGACCGCATTTCGTCGACTTCGACGACACGTGCACAGCGCCGGCCATGCAGGATCTCTGGATGCTGCTCTCGGGAACGCGGGCGGAAATGACGATGCAACTTGACGAAGTCCTCTCGGGCTACGTCGACTTCGCCGACTTCAATCCGCGCGAACTCCATCTGACGGAAGCCTTACGCACGCTGCGCCTGCTGCATTACAGCGCCTGGCTCGCACGACGTTGGGACGATCCGGCATTTCCCGCTGCCTTCCCATGGTTCAACACGCAGCGTTACTGGCAGGACCGCATCCTGGAGTTGCGCGAGCAAGTCGCCCTGATGGACGAGCCGCCCCTCACCTGGCGCTGA